The proteins below are encoded in one region of Strix aluco isolate bStrAlu1 chromosome 8, bStrAlu1.hap1, whole genome shotgun sequence:
- the RPL5 gene encoding large ribosomal subunit protein uL18 yields MGFVKVVKNKAYFKRYQVKFRRRREGKTDYYARKRLVIQDKNKYNTPKYRMIVRVTNRDIICQIAYARIEGDMIVCAAYAHELPKYGVKVGLTNYAAAYCTGLLLARRLLNKFGLDKIYEGQVEVTGDEYNVESVDGKPGAFTCYLDAGLARTTTGNKVFGALKGAVDGGLSIPHSTKRFPGYDSESKEFNAEVHRKHIMGQNVADYMRYLMEEDEDAYKKQFSQYIKNNVTPDGMEEMYKKAHAAIRDNPVHEKKPKREVKKKRWNCPKMSLAQKKDRVAQKKASFLRAQERAADS; encoded by the exons ATG GGGTTTGTGAAAGTTGTCAAGAATAAGGCCTACTTCAAGAGATACCAAGTGAAATTCAGGAGAAGGAGAG agggaaaaactgATTACTATGCCCGCAAGCGTTTGGTAATTCAAGATAAAAACAAGTACAACACCCCGAAGTATAGGATGATTGTGCGTGTTACCAACAGAGACATCATTTGCCAG ATTGCCTATGCCAGAATCGAAGGCGACATGATTGTCTGTGCTGCTTATGCCCACGAGCTGCCAAAATATGGTGTGAAGGTTGGCCTGACCAATTACGCAGCAGCGTACTGTACAGGTCTGCTGTTGGCACGCAGG cTTCTGAATAAATTTGGCCTTGATAAGATCTATGAAGGCCAAGTTGAAGTGACTGGTGATGAATACAATGTGGAAAGCGTGGATGGAAAGCCTGGTGCTTTCACATGCTACCTGGATGCGGGTCTTGCCAGAACTACCACTGGAAACAAAGTCTTCGGTGCTCTGAAGGGTGCAGTGGATGGTGGTCTGTCCATCCCTCATAG TACCAAACGCTTCCCTGGTTATGACTCGGAAAGCAAAGAATTCAATGCAGAGGTTCACCGCAAGCATATCATGGGCCAAAATGTTGCAGATTATATGCGTTACCTGATGGAGGAGGATGAAGATGCTTACAAAAAACAGTTCTCCCAGTACATAAAGAACAACGTAACACCTGATGGG atGGAAGAAATGTATAAAAAAGCCCATGCTGCTATACGGGATAATCCAGTCCATGAAAAGAAACCCAAGAGAGAAGTCAAGAAAAAGAG ATGGAACTGTCCCAAGATGTCCCTCGCCCAGAAGAAAGATCGTGTTGCTCAGAAGAAGGCTAGCTTTCTCAGGGCCCAGGAGCGTGCAGCTGATAGTTAA
- the DIPK1A gene encoding divergent protein kinase domain 1A isoform X2 has protein sequence MRMKYLFISWLVVFIGSWVMYVQYSTYTELCRGHDCRKIICDRYKTGVIDGSACSSLCAKETLYFGKCLSTKPNNQMYLGIWGNLQGVIKCQMEEAAQLDLGTDPEPRKEIVLFDKPIRGTTVEKFKEMVYGLFKAKLGEQGNLSELVNLILSFADGNKDGRVSLPEAKSAWALLQLDEFLLMVILQDKEHTPKLMGFCGDLYVTERVEYTSLYGISLPWILELFIPSGFRRSMDQWFTPSWPRKAKIAIGLLEFVEDIFHGPYGNFLMCDTSAKNLGYNDKYDLKMMDMRKIVPEMNLKEIIKDRQCESDLDCIYGTDCRTLCDQSKMRCTTEVIQPNLAKACQLLKDYLLRGAPSDIHEELEKQLYLCIALKVTANQMEMEHSLILNNLKTLLWKKISHTNDS, from the exons ATGCGGATGAAGTATCTCTTCATCTCTTGGTTAGTAGTATTTATTGGCAGCTGGGTTATGTATGTTCAGTACTCCACCTACACAGAACTATGCAGAGGACATGACTGTAGGAAAATAATA TGTGATAGATACAAGACTGGAGTTATTGATGGGTCAGCATGTAGCAGTCTTTGTGCTAAAGAAACActgtattttggaaaatgtttgtCAACAAAGCCCAATAACCAG ATGTATTTAGGAATCTGGGGAAATCTGCAAGGTGTCATAAAATGCCAAATGGAAGAAGCTGCTCAACTTGATCTTGGTACTGACCCAGAACCAAGGAAGGAAATTGTCCTATTTGATAAACCAATAAGAGGAACCACTGTTGAGAAATTCAAAGAAATGGTATATGGTCTTTTTAAA GCAAAATTGGGTGAACAAGGAAATCTTTCAGAACTGGTTAATCTCATCCTATCTTTTGCTGATGGAAACAAAGATGGTAGAGTTTCTTTGCCAGAGGCGAAATCTGCATGGGCACTTCTGCAGCTAGATGAGTTTCTGTTAATGGTGATCTTGCAGGATAAAGAACATACTCCCAAGTTGATGGGTTTTTGTGGGGATCTCTATGTGACCGAAAGAGTTGAATATACCTCTCTCTATGGAATCAGCCTTCCATGGATTCTAGAACTTTTCATTCCCTCTGGCTTCAGAAGAAGCATGGACCAATGGTTTACTCCATCATGGccaagaaaggcaaaaatagctATAGGGCTTTTAGAATTTGTGGAAGATATTTTCCATGGACCTTATGGAAACTTTCTTATGTGTGATACAAGTGCCAAAAACTTGGGATATAACGATAAATATGATTTGAAAATGATGGACATGAGAAAAATTGTGCCAGAAATGAATTTGAAGGAAATAATTAAAGACCGTCAGTGTGAATCGGATTTGGACTGTATTTATGGTACAGACTGTAGAACTCTATGTGACCAAAGCAAAATGAGATGCACCACAGAAGTAATTCAGCCAAACTTGGCAAAAGCCTGTCAGCTACTTAAAGACTATCTGCTTCGTGGTGCTCCTTCTGATATCCATGAAGAACTAGAAAAACAACTGTACTTGTGTATTGCCCTTAAAGTCACAGCAAATCAGATGGAAATGGAGCATTCTTTAATACTCAATAACTTAAAAACTTTACTGTGGAAGAAAATTTCCCATACAAATGATTCTTAG
- the DIPK1A gene encoding divergent protein kinase domain 1A isoform X1, with amino-acid sequence MARRLFPGAWLRKPQYAQVRFSYMRMKYLFISWLVVFIGSWVMYVQYSTYTELCRGHDCRKIICDRYKTGVIDGSACSSLCAKETLYFGKCLSTKPNNQMYLGIWGNLQGVIKCQMEEAAQLDLGTDPEPRKEIVLFDKPIRGTTVEKFKEMVYGLFKAKLGEQGNLSELVNLILSFADGNKDGRVSLPEAKSAWALLQLDEFLLMVILQDKEHTPKLMGFCGDLYVTERVEYTSLYGISLPWILELFIPSGFRRSMDQWFTPSWPRKAKIAIGLLEFVEDIFHGPYGNFLMCDTSAKNLGYNDKYDLKMMDMRKIVPEMNLKEIIKDRQCESDLDCIYGTDCRTLCDQSKMRCTTEVIQPNLAKACQLLKDYLLRGAPSDIHEELEKQLYLCIALKVTANQMEMEHSLILNNLKTLLWKKISHTNDS; translated from the exons GTACGTTTCTCATATATGCGGATGAAGTATCTCTTCATCTCTTGGTTAGTAGTATTTATTGGCAGCTGGGTTATGTATGTTCAGTACTCCACCTACACAGAACTATGCAGAGGACATGACTGTAGGAAAATAATA TGTGATAGATACAAGACTGGAGTTATTGATGGGTCAGCATGTAGCAGTCTTTGTGCTAAAGAAACActgtattttggaaaatgtttgtCAACAAAGCCCAATAACCAG ATGTATTTAGGAATCTGGGGAAATCTGCAAGGTGTCATAAAATGCCAAATGGAAGAAGCTGCTCAACTTGATCTTGGTACTGACCCAGAACCAAGGAAGGAAATTGTCCTATTTGATAAACCAATAAGAGGAACCACTGTTGAGAAATTCAAAGAAATGGTATATGGTCTTTTTAAA GCAAAATTGGGTGAACAAGGAAATCTTTCAGAACTGGTTAATCTCATCCTATCTTTTGCTGATGGAAACAAAGATGGTAGAGTTTCTTTGCCAGAGGCGAAATCTGCATGGGCACTTCTGCAGCTAGATGAGTTTCTGTTAATGGTGATCTTGCAGGATAAAGAACATACTCCCAAGTTGATGGGTTTTTGTGGGGATCTCTATGTGACCGAAAGAGTTGAATATACCTCTCTCTATGGAATCAGCCTTCCATGGATTCTAGAACTTTTCATTCCCTCTGGCTTCAGAAGAAGCATGGACCAATGGTTTACTCCATCATGGccaagaaaggcaaaaatagctATAGGGCTTTTAGAATTTGTGGAAGATATTTTCCATGGACCTTATGGAAACTTTCTTATGTGTGATACAAGTGCCAAAAACTTGGGATATAACGATAAATATGATTTGAAAATGATGGACATGAGAAAAATTGTGCCAGAAATGAATTTGAAGGAAATAATTAAAGACCGTCAGTGTGAATCGGATTTGGACTGTATTTATGGTACAGACTGTAGAACTCTATGTGACCAAAGCAAAATGAGATGCACCACAGAAGTAATTCAGCCAAACTTGGCAAAAGCCTGTCAGCTACTTAAAGACTATCTGCTTCGTGGTGCTCCTTCTGATATCCATGAAGAACTAGAAAAACAACTGTACTTGTGTATTGCCCTTAAAGTCACAGCAAATCAGATGGAAATGGAGCATTCTTTAATACTCAATAACTTAAAAACTTTACTGTGGAAGAAAATTTCCCATACAAATGATTCTTAG